gggtctcacagctACCTTTGCtaaggttggcctcaaattttcTACACcttctaagtagttgggattgtaACCACCAGGCCTGCTTTTAATAATTTCCCCTCATTCTTGTTTAAAATTTTGCCAAATATTCTCTAAACTGAAACTCTAGCCTCTGAACATTGTCTTAACAGTCTCTATATCAacacaatctttaaaaaaaagctgATATTGTCTTAAAGAAACTACTAGAGCCAGCATCATAAACGATAAACtttagaaaaaaacccagaacaaaGTCTAATTCCCATGTAGCCATGAACCAAAATGGTAATCCTGAACCATGCTGTCTCTAAGCACCTGCTTAGAAATACTATCCTACATAGTCAATCTCCTTACTCATGGATTCCATATTAGTGCATCTTCTTActaatgatcctcctgcttcagcctcctaggTATTGGGCTTATAGGTGAAATACTACCACATCCAGTAAAACAGGTACTCAAGGAACTTTCAAGATCTTTTTGGACATGTAGTTAGTGGTGAAAATTTTAATCAAGAGACGCACACTTTCCCAGCTGAGGATGGTTAAGTGATACCTGTTTAAGCTCTCATACTGTAAATCAGTATCCTCTCCAGGATCTAGGGTCTATTTAGTCTCTCGCTTTTCTATATGTATGCTGaggattttactttaaaaatggcCTTGAAGCAAAGTGCTGAAGTGTTGTCTAGTGTTCCTCAACTCAGAAGGTCGTGATATGCTTTGTAGAAGACAATGTGTGCTAGATAAGCTTTATATATAAGGCACTAGTCCCAGTGCTGTTGGCTGCACTTCAATGTTAACGATTTGAAAACTTGGTTTAAATAAGGCAACCAGAAACTTACATAAAACAAGGTTATGTACAGATCAGTTGATGAAAATATCACCAGAGGCTCGAAGGAACTTAACCTAGTTTTATCTCTAGGGGCAGCAGTGTTCATAGCAACTTTACAGAATCTAACTATCAAAGCTGTTATTACATGTACTAACTTAAGTACCAACAGGAAAAATATGAGATTTAGAGCATTATACCAAACAAGTAATCATTTTTCCCAAACTCAGGAACAATGCTAAAGGTTCCTGAATACGATGATCACAAGGACTGCTGATGGTGTTACTTCATAGGCTTAAAGGCTAAAAACGCTAGAATAACACAACACACAAAGAATATGCTTATTACATCACCACAAAGATCAAATGCTTCTTCCATAACAGGTGCATACTGCAGAAAGCATGCAAGATGATTCAATGGGATAAGAGAAGAGACTATAGCCCaatgcaggtggctcacacctgtaatcctagctcttcaggaggcagaaatcaggaggatcacatgtaagccagcctaggcaaatagtttgtgagatcctgtctcaaaaaacccatcataaaaaacagCTGGTGCAGAGACTTAAGGTGTAAGcccgagttcaagcctcagtactgccaaaattaaaaaaaaaaaaaaaagagagtttaTAAAACATTGATTTATATTAATCTCATctttagcagtactgaggttttaactcagggcttttaccaattgagccacacctccatcttaATCTCACCCTTAAATTGCAATTTATTAAGCCAGGCATAgttgtacacacctgtaatatcagcatttcagagactgaggcagcaggatcacaagtttgacaTGAACCTGGGTTATATAGttagaccctaccttaaaaaataaacaagcaaaaattaaattaaatttaaaaaaatcaaaatttaaaaaattgcaatTTATTTCAAAACTGAATAATAGTGATGTGTACATAATCTATATTGGCTATGCTTGCTCCAATTCTGTTAATGTACAAGAACAAAAAATGTTGGGAGATCGCCACTCagaatctgttaaaaaaaaaaaaaacttgagaggCATGCGTCCTGTTGAGAGGAGCACAGCTGGTGACTCTGAGGACACAGATGTGGTAGGAACATCTAGGGGCAGCTGGGTTCTACTCCGGCTTGCCTCCCAGACACTTGTGAGAATCCTTACACAGGACACCTCTCTGAGCATGAGAAGTTAGCCTGTTGCCACGTTCACTAGACAATCCTTCTTGCTCTAGAAATCTGAAAATTCTATGACTCTACAAATGAGATGTAATTGACAAAAAGTAAAACCAATgtttgggactggaggtgtggctcaactggtagagcgcctactttgcaaatacaaagtcctgagttcaaacccgagccccaccaaaacaaaacaaacagtctGATTTGTCTAGAACCTGATAGCAGAAGGGGTGACCTAACAGAGCCAACAAGAGAACATCACTTCCCAAACTGGTAAAGTTTATGGACTCTCTTAAGACACCAGGGACTGCTGACGCTGTTACAAATGCTTACATGCATCCCATACACATTCAACCTCAGGTGCAAGgcgaaaaagagaaagggaaaaaatggcaATAGTGCTAGCAATCTGCTATTCCACCCAATGACGGTGTTCTGTTCCCAGGGATAGTGTCAGTTCCCCAGTATCTTATAGTCTGAGCAGCTCGGTGGGAGGCTACAGCCTGACATCACATTATTCACTTGTATCACCTAATACCAAAACAACTACTTTATCTGATGCTAAAGGGAAGAAGCAGGACTATATTTCAACCCTAAAGGAAAAACTAGCTGATTTAAAGAAGGAAAGTCAGTCTGCAAAGAGAACTGACTTCCTAAGGGTACTTCAATGGCAATTTGTGACAATACTCTGCACAGCAGACAGAAACTGTAGAACCAAACACTCAGATAACTAGTTATTCTGGTCCAAGGATTCTATCTAAATCTATCATCAAAAGGTAATGTAAGCTGAAATTTGTTACCATGTTCTTTTATGGTACCTCATATGAATGAAGTGCTCTCCTATCATATATAGCAGCCAAGCAAAGAAGACCTGACAAACACTGTGGTACCACTACAGAAGTGCAATGATGGAAAGAGTAAGAGagtttgggttcaaatcccaagcATATTGTCCAACTTTTCAGAGCCTTAGTAAAATGCAGACAATATATACATGCCCCAAGTTTTGAGGATGAGTCAAGTACTCCACATGTATCCAGTACTCAGTGTTCCCTTCCATCATTCCATAGGCAACAGGGCTACAAGTTCACACACTGAACTACTCTGACTAGTAATGCTCAGAGAACACCTTTCAACTCCCAGCTCTATGCTTAGAAGTTTAAgaaagccgggcactggtggctcatgcctatatccctagctattcaggaggcagagatcaggaagatctcggtTTCAAGCCAGTCCAGGGCAAACAGTTTTccagacactatctcaaaaacacccagcacaaaaagagctgtcagagtggctcaactggtagggcacctgcctagcaagcatgaggcccagagttcaaagcccagtactgccaaaaaaaaaaaaaaacaatttattatcactttaaaagtgtttaaaaaaaaaattagtccttgagctactctactaaGTTTCTTATTCAAGCAAATTCATGAAATGCTACTCTCTTCAAGATTCACAGAGTGTGTATGAGACAAAGACTGTGAGAAATCATGCCATAAAGAAACCTAGTTGAGGGCTGGagacagtggctcaagtggtagaccatctgccctaataagtgtgaggccctcagttcaaatcccagttgaagaaaggaaaggagaggggagggaaggagagaggggaggagaggagacaagaggaaaagaaaaagagaaaacctaGTTGAACATATTCAGACTAACATTTCCAAAAGTGcatttaatggatttttttgcATAATTACCATAAACAACCACAGATGCAGCATTCTTCCCGTGGTACTTTTTGAAATATTGGTTTTGATAAATTCGTGTAAAACAAATAATAGATTAAGAACAGTTAAGGCCAGATGTGGTAGTGtatgccaataatcccagcattcaggaagctgaggcaagaggggcccaagttcgaggacagcctgggatacactgtaagaccctgtttcaaaaaggcCAAAAAAAGGgcttaggggtgtggctcaaatggtagagcaccaagTTTCAAGCTTAgttcccagtactgctaaaaaaaaaaaaaaagtacaaatattaGAAACTATTATTTGTTTGGATGCTGGTTTATGTTactcaggctggttttgaacttgcaGTCCTGCAGCCTGACCTTGAAAGTAAATTGAGATAACAAGCGGGCAAGCACTGGAAACTATCTTTTAGACAAGATTCCTGAATCACTCTTTTGGAGCTTGCCTTGAATTTGCATGTAGTCTGGTGTCAAACAATTTATTTAGGTCACTAGGGTATTTTTATTCTCAGATTGCAGAGTAAGTCTGCCACAAGGATTACCAGAAGTGGCTCACGGTCATCAAACACAAGGTGTAAgtgaaaaaaaaggtgggggaagggagttaTGCTTTGTTATAACACTGATCTGTATGAGGCATCTCATTCCCCAAATCAACGTATCTAATGCCACATGGCTGCTATTACCCCTGGTCTCCTAAAAGCAAGAAGCAAGAGAGCCAGAATGGAATGACTAAGCTGTAAGCTATACATCCCCCAAATTAGGAatcctttttttctctgaaaaccaCAGTAAGAAAAAGGTAGTCAACCCAATTATCAGCATTTTGGTGATCCCAAAATTTCCCACGAGATCTTTGGTGTGATTAAAAACTTGGAAGAATGTCTAAACAGATTTCTTCAGAACCACTGCTAAGGTGTCAAGTTTCTGTGATTcttctaaaaaaaataagtattgttACGTTTGGATTCCTAAAAGTGGATTTTATATTATAACTTACCTCTAGAAAATCATTCTTcacaggtaattttttaaaactaaactaaCAGAATTTAAAACTCAGGTTGCCCAGTTTCTTGGACGATgggtttgttctgtttttctctacATCACACAGTAGCAAAGGAAGTTACTACGGTAACGTGTATTTATTCTGACAGACCAATAGAATAAATACATACAGGGAGCCTGTTATGAAGCAAAGCTGCAAGCCTGGAATTAGGTCTCCACATTTGTGGGTTAACAGAAGAATACTGTGAATAAAAGCATGGTTTCCCAAGGAAAAAGAATGGAATCTAGAAGTATTCCATGGTAAATCAGTGCTGTGGACCACGGAGCACAGACGAGTGGAAAAACCGTGAACAGTTCGGCCACCACCGGCGGCAGAGAGAAGGGCGAGGACCCAGCTTTACTGCCCAAGCTACTAGGCCACTTGAGAAGTCACCTGGTCGCCTTAGTCGTCCCGCGTGGAGGGCCTCGACCTCAAGAGCCATTAGATCGAGGCTGCCGCCTCGCTGGGAAAGACAGAGCCAGTGGGCCGAGCGGTGGACGTCCACACCACCGCCCTCGCCCCAGCTGCCAGCCCCGCCTCCGTCTTTTCTCCAACCGTTTCTTCCTACCCATGTGCATCTCACCCTGGGCAAGGGCGGGGAGGGACCGGGTGCGGCAAGGAGAAGCAGCCCCGCAGCCCGCCGCAGCCTGTTCCACACCGTTCTTCCAATCACGAGTCTCTAGTGCAAAGTCTgcaatacttaaaattttttaaaatgtctttaagcACAAGTAACTTCCCCACTCCCTTCCGCCCCTCACCTTTACGAAAGCAATCGGGGTTGTGGTACCTTCGATATCTAACAGGATCACAGTGACTTCGGCGGGCACCGAAAGCACGACCATTTCCCTACCGGATGCTACCACGGGAATCGGCCTGCGGGCGGGGAGCGCGGATGGCGGCGACGGCTGCGTCCCAGGACAACTTTGGACTCCGGAGAGCCCCACAACAATCTGGGAGCAGGCGGCGGCGAGGCCTGAAGCGCGAAAGAGAGGCCACCTACGCGGACTAGCCAGGGATAGAGACCGCCGCCCAAGCCTGCACTCGGAGTCTTGGAGAGCGGCAGGCCCAGACCACGTGGGCAGGAGAGGGGCGGTGCTCGCAGGTTCCGAGGAGGCGGGGAAACCAGGGGCGCCCGCGCTGATTGGCCGCCAGCGAGCCTCGAAAGCGATCCGTCAAAATGGGCCTCGCGTGGGCGGGAACAAAGAAGGGAACGCGGGAGCTCGGTGCGCGAGAGCGCGCCCTCCGCAGACTGGTGGAGCCAGCGGGAGAGGCCCAGGGCACGTGCAGACTGGAGCCCCGCGAGTGGCGCGCCGGGGATGTGAGTGCCTCCTGCCCTCTCTTGCACCCAGCCCCGCCCCGCCCACTGCCTCCGCTTTGGCGTCTCCACAGTAACCTGACCAGGCCCCGCCCTCCTCGCGCCCTCAAGCCCGCTAGGAGGCCGTGCTGGGCCCCGGCTACGGCAGAGTCCTGCTGGGGAGGTCTGCCGCGCCTCCCCCGCCGGCGTACCCGAGGCGGCAGCGGAAGAGGCGCCCCCGCCGCGCCGCCCCCCGGAGGGGCCACCGCGTACCCGCTTCCTGTTCGGCTGGTTTTCAGCCAGCGTGAGGACAAAACACGCGTGCGCGCGGCAGACGAGCGCGCTCGCCGCCTTAGCCGCCAGCGCCGAGCGCAGTCCGCCTTTTTCCGGAGCAACCGGCCACGGTGCTAGTCGGTAGCAGCGGCCGCCGCAGCACCTCCGCACTGGGGGACCGAGGGCGCAAAATGCCAGGGGTGACAGCTCTTTCGTAGGCCTGGGTCGGACCGGACGCCAGAGACAAAGGCTCTCAAGGCAAGAGGGACTGTGGCCCGGCGACGGCGTGGCTTGGGATTTCTGGCCCCAGGACTTCTCGTCCCTTCGTTTTTTCTCATCTGATTCCTCTGTGATCCCAAGCCCGCCTtctccccctcccgctcccccaggGCGATCTCGCTCCTCACCGGGAGGACTGAGATGGAGGTCCCGCCCCGGCTTTCCCATGTGCCGCCGCCATTGTTCCCCTCCGCTCCCGCTACTTTAGCCTCCCGCAGCCTTTCCCATTGGCGGCCGCGGGCACCCCGGCAGCTCGCCCCGCTCCTCCCTTCGCTCGCTTCCAGCTCCGCCCGGCAGGGGGCGCGCCGGACCCAGCGCCACGTCACCGCCCAGCAGCCCTCCCGATTGGCGGGCGGGGCGGCTATAAAGGGAGGGCGCAGGCGGCGCCCGGATCTCTTCCGCCGCCATTTTAAATCTAGCTCCATACAACGTTCCGCCACCGCTGCTGCCGCGACCCGGACTGCGCGCCAGCACTCCCTTGCCGACAGCTCCGCCACCATGGAGGACATGAACGAGTACAGCAACATAGAGGAATTCGCAGAGGGATCCAAAATCAACGCGAGCAAGAACCAGCAGGATGACGGGTACCGCACGCTTCTCCCctgtcctcccttcccccagcGCGCCGCACGCGCCCTTCGTCCCTCGGGACCCGCGCGCTGCCCCTATTCTTTCCGAGTCGATTCTCCGCGTGCCGGCTGGGCCCCCCTAGCTTGGAGGGAAGAGGAAAGTAAGACGGAGGGGTGACTTGGAGAGGTCCGCGGACGGTGGGGGAAGGGCGGAGGGGTTGGAGGAGGAGGGCGGTGGCGTCCGGGTCCCGAGTGCGCAGGCGCCGCGGGGGGGGAGGGGCCGGCCTCGCTGCGCCACATGCAGCAGCTGCCGCCGCCTCTTCATTGTGTGTCTTGCTCTGCTCTGGCGGTTTTCTAGCGGAGTTTGGGAAACTTTTGGTTTGGGCGCCCGGAGACAGCTGGGACCTATGTGCCCGCCCACACGACGGGTTCTTTGGGTGGGATGTTGGCGTAACAGCTGAGGACGAAAAGTCGATCTAAGTTGAGCTTCAGTTTTGCGTTATGCAGTGTGTAGAGTAAGCCGTCTGCTGTTTTGAATAAGTAACCTGGCTGGAATTTTGAGATCTGTGGTCTGTTCGTGTGTCTGTAAAAATAGGCTAAATTGCTTGCGCTTAGGCAGGTACATTTCTCTGCTTATTTCACGGTTTACTTCCAGGGCTGAAGTCATTTAAGTTACTGCTAACCTTTTACAaaagtaactttttatttttagtaaaatgtTTATTGGAGGCTTGAGCTGGGATACAAGCAAGAAAGATCTGACTGAGTATTTGTCTCGATTTGGGGAAGTTGTAGACTGCACAATTAAAACAGATCCAGTCACTGGAAGATCAAGAGGATTTGGATTTGTGCTTTTCAAAGATGCTTCTAGTGTTGATAAGGTAGGAATATGTATTGCATTTTGCATTGTGTGTTTTTTGCAAATTGTTCTGGGACTTACTATaacttaaataaaattgtcttctAGGTTTTGGAACTGAAAGAACACAAACTGGATGGCAAATTGATAGATCCCAAAAGGGCCAAAGCTTTAAAAGGGAAAGAACCCCCTAAAAAGGTTTTTGTGGGTGGATTGAGTCCAGatacttctgaagaacagatcaAGGAATATTTTGGCGCCTTCGGAGAGGTGGGCTGTGATTGTTTGCATATGACTTGGGTTTGTTTACATAATGTTCACCCCAGTTTGTATAGATGTAATGCTTTGTGAGGATAAGCGTTATATTACCACTTAAGTGCCTTATAattactgtattttaatttttgcttcctCTACTGTAATGGAAACCAGTATCTAATTTGGTTTTGGTCAAAACCCGGTGTGGCTAGTGTTTGGATTTAGGAACTGGTGGCATCTCTTGCGTGCAGAATGGTattaaaggatattttactctgtATGCTTAACCTATACAGCAAATCTTTTTAGATTGGCCATAAGGTAGTGGTGATGTCTGTTCAGAAGTCATCTGGTTGGAGTAACATGCTATGTCAAAGCTTGAAAGGGACCTGTAGCAATCTGAAACCATTTGGTGACCTTATCACTACTGGATGATCTTGAATATGCATCTTGATTTCAGATTGAAAATATTGAACTTCCTATGGATACAAAGACGAATGAAAGAAGAGGGTTTTGTTTTATCACATATACAGATGAAGAGCCAGTAAAGAAATTGTTAGAAAGCAGATACCATCAAATTGGTTCTGGAAAGGTAAAActatttaattaaatgaaaatatggaggatttaagaagaaaagcaatttaGTGTTAGAacatcagtttaaaaaaaatctgtttttaaatttgtagTGTGAAATCAAAGTTGCGCAACCCAAAGAGGTATATAGgcagcaacagcaacaacagaaaggaggaagaggtgcTGCAGCTGGTGGACGAGGTGGTACTAGGGGTCGTGGCCGAGGTGAGGCTTAATTCTTGGAAAATGACTTGTGGTTTGAGCTGTATGCTGCTAAGCAAGATTAACCAAGTAAGAATGCAAAGCTAGATTTAAACCCCAAAACTATTGCATCATGGAAGAATGCTGGCTTGGTGGGAAGgttggggttttttgggtttttttaatgggTTTAGTGGTTTCACCTATTGTAATAGCCACTTGGAAGTGTCATCACTGGTAGGGAAATGATACCACTACATGATACACCATGGCGTGATGGCTTGTCTTGGCAGTCCTTCCTTGTTTTAGGCAGAACAACATAACCCCTCTTCAGCTTTAATAGGAAATTAATGATTTCTGAATAAATTTAGGAACTTGATATTGGCACAATTTGGACTTTCTGCCCCCTTATTTGTAACAGGAAAAACAACTTTCTGAAGTATTTAGCAGAAAGTTATATCCATTCTGCGTTTTAAAATTTTGCAGAGTAAGGGACAAGATGCTTCATTTTGTGTTAGCATTGGGGGTCAGAAGTTATTTCCTAACAATCATTGTGCATTGTTTCAGGTCAGGGCCAAAACTGGAACCAAGGATTTAATAACTATTATGATCAAGGATATGGAAATTACAATAGTGCCTATGGTGGTGATCAGAACTATAGTGGCTATGGCGGATATGATTATACTGGGTATAACTATGGGAACTATGGATATGGACAGGGATATGCAGACTACAGTGGTAAGAATATTTAACTTAACTTTATAAAGCAGTGGTACTGAAATTCAATGTTGACATAGACTCCCATTCTGGAATTTGCTTGTGTGTAGATTTTCCATTTATCAAAGCGTTTAGTTTTTGAGGTGTGTTACAGTCATGCTGATGCTAACAGTATGTATGAACTATGATTAGTCTATAATGGCTATTAAACTATCTTAGTATTTAAATGTTTCGTATGCAGTTTTGCACATTCAATAGCTTTCTTACTTTGTGAAGACACCATTTTATAGGAAACTGTCTTAGAAGATGTTATCCTTTCAAAACAGGTCAACAGAGTACTTACGGCAAGGCATCTCGAGGGGGTGGCAATCACCAAAATAATTACCAGCCATACTAAAGGAGGACATTGGAGAAAGCAGGTGTGTATAAGACTACAAGAAACCAGTGGAAATACCTAATTTAATTTAAAGATCAATagacaaataagtaaaaacaaaatattatgtaGCCTGTTTTTACTAAATTGTtaattttgtaattgttttaagcCTGTTTTGCCTAAAGTGTCTATAGATCTTTAACTTTTAAAGTTTTACCTCACCTTTTTTAGTATTACAGAAAAACTTAAgagtttttctgtttgctttgtgTACCAGGAGGTCTAGAGGAATAATTAAACTTTTTTAGAACTATTAACAGGTAAAGTACTGAAATGGGTACAACTTAAGGAAAACAAGAATGTTGTCTTCTAACTCTGACATTATACCTTGTTTGTACCCGCCAGCGGGAACTTCATTGCAGGCCGTGTGTCACCCTGACCACGTCTATCTCTGGGGGTCGCACGTTGCGGGCAGAGCGCAAGGCATACACCAGAAAACGCTGTCCTGTGGTATGGTCTCTTCCAACTTCATGTACCAGCGTAAAGATTAAAGTGGAAAACTTCAGactttggcttctttttttaatctttttggagATTAAGTGTCATAAACTTAACTTAAATGGTTTTTTACAGGAGTTAAAGTACATAAATGCCTTTTTACAGCTTAATCATTTTGGTC
This window of the Castor canadensis chromosome 9, mCasCan1.hap1v2, whole genome shotgun sequence genome carries:
- the Hnrnpdl gene encoding heterogeneous nuclear ribonucleoprotein D-like isoform X1, whose amino-acid sequence is MEVPPRLSHVPPPLFPSAPATLASRSLSHWRPRAPRQLAPLLPSLASSSARQGARRTQRHVTAQQPSRLAGGAAIKGGRRRRPDLFRRHFKSSSIQRSATAAAATRTARQHSLADSSATMEDMNEYSNIEEFAEGSKINASKNQQDDGKMFIGGLSWDTSKKDLTEYLSRFGEVVDCTIKTDPVTGRSRGFGFVLFKDASSVDKVLELKEHKLDGKLIDPKRAKALKGKEPPKKVFVGGLSPDTSEEQIKEYFGAFGEIENIELPMDTKTNERRGFCFITYTDEEPVKKLLESRYHQIGSGKCEIKVAQPKEVYRQQQQQQKGGRGAAAGGRGGTRGRGRGQGQNWNQGFNNYYDQGYGNYNSAYGGDQNYSGYGGYDYTGYNYGNYGYGQGYADYSGQQSTYGKASRGGGNHQNNYQPY
- the Hnrnpdl gene encoding heterogeneous nuclear ribonucleoprotein D-like isoform X2, with translation MEVPPRLSHVPPPLFPSAPATLASRSLSHWRPRAPRQLAPLLPSLASSSARQGARRTQRHVTAQQPSRLAGGAAIKGGRRRRPDLFRRHFKSSSIQRSATAAAATRTARQHSLADSSATMEDMNEYSNIEEFAEGSKINASKNQQDDGKMFIGGLSWDTSKKDLTEYLSRFGEVVDCTIKTDPVTGRSRGFGFVLFKDASSVDKVLELKEHKLDGKLIDPKRAKALKGKEPPKKVFVGGLSPDTSEEQIKEYFGAFGEIENIELPMDTKTNERRGFCFITYTDEEPVKKLLESRYHQIGSGKCEIKVAQPKEVYRQQQQQQKGGRGAAAGGRGGTRGRGRGQQSTYGKASRGGGNHQNNYQPY